The nucleotide window ATTGTTGCAGTTAAAGCCCTGAGCAATAAACTGTGCAGGGCATCTTACTATATCATGCGGGACCAGATACCGTATGATGAAGCCAGACTGTTTGCTGAGTTTGGCTGCGGCAGGGAACCGACCAAGGGGTTGGCATCGAACCAGCAGGCCTGATTGGAAACTGCCGCAGCCGTTAAAATGGTTTTTATTACCTGATTCGCCTATGCCGTGAGCCTGTAAGGGGTTGGTTAACAACCATAAGGTCTGAAACAAACAATTAGCCACGGCATGGTACTGAAGATTTTCTGGGGTCCAGATGGACCAGGGGCCGTGTATCAAGCATTACGCTGATGCACACTCGCCTTGAACCCGATGGGTGACTGGTGCGGATCAATAAGCCGCAAACCAACACGCCGAAATAACAGGTGCAAACCAGGAATAAAGGCCGTAACTGTTGGACTGACAATAACCGGAGTAAGAGCAGTCAAGGAAAAAGGAAACTTTTTTCACAGGGGAGGTGTTTTTTTCCTTGACTGGCCCTTTAATGGGTGACCCCTTCTTCTTTCTGCCCCCCCACACCTATTTGAGGAAAAAGGTCAGGGAGGCGCCGCAGGCAGTGAGAAATGCACACAGAAAAAACGCCGGGGAAAAACTGCCGAACGCGTCGGCCAGCATGCCTGCCAGCATGGGTCCGACAATCTGTCCGGCCCCGAAGAACAGGGTAATGAACCCGAACGCCCGGACGGCCAGGCGGGGGCCCATATAGTCTCCCACGGCCGCGGACATGATGGTGGGAATGCTCCACACGGCCAGCCCGAAAATACCGATGGAAACATACAGAAACGGCAGGGACAGATTGGCCCCGGCCAGGGCATAGGAAATCGTGAACAACAGATACACCCCGATGATGGTGATTTTCCGTCCCATCCGGTCGGACAGCCACCCGAACAACGGACCGGAAAAAATGGACAATGCCCCCACGGCAGCCCAGAACGTGCCGGCCGTGCCTTCGCCGAATCCTCGCTCATCCACCAGCGAAGTAACGATAAACGTGGCATACACCACATAGGTGGCACCGAAAAACAGATAAATACACCCCAGATGCACCATGGTCCATCGATGCGGGGATTTGGAAGCAGAAAAAGTGCTGGCCGGGGCATCATTTTCCGTCGCCGGGACCGGATCGGGCCGCCCCACCGGGTCCAGGCCCATGTCTGCCGGATCATTTCTCAACAGCACGGCACTGATGACGGCCACACCCAGAGAGATCACCCCGATCACCAGCCATCCGGTGCGCCACCCTTCAGGTCCCAGGTCCGCGTTGATCCAGGGAACCATCAATCCGGAAAATACGATGGCCAGGCCGTTGCCAGTGAGCATGAGTCCGGCGGCCCGGCCCCGGGTATCTTTTTTAAACCAGTGGGAAACCAGGCCCATCAACGGCACATTGGCCAGGCCCGACCCCACACCGGTCACGACATACAGCACCATGAGCGGCACAAATCCGCCGGACCGGCTCATGCCCAGAATCGATCCGCCCACCAGAACCAGCCCGAATGCAATGGTATTCCGGGCCCCGATGCTCCGGGCCACCACACCGGCCAGGATCACGGAGGCCATGTATCCGGCAAAATTCCCCGTGCCGATCAGGCCCATCTGGGAATAGGACAATTCCAGGGAAAGCCCCATGGAGGGCAGCAGCATGCCCAAAGCGAACCGGCCCAGTCCCAGGCAGGAAAACAGGACCATGGTGCCGGTGAAAACAATCATCCACCCGTAGTGCAACGGTTTTGTCATGCAACGCTCCAATCGGGGTCAGTAATAACGACAATAACGCAGGCCTGACCCCGTTCTCGTTTCTACTTTCGGGGCTGGGGCAGTACCAGGTTAAGTAACACCCCCAGGATACCGGCCAGGCCGATGCCCTGGAGCTGAAACTGGCCGGCGGAAAAACTCATGCCGCCAATGCCGAAAATCAGGATCAGGGCCACAATGGCCAGGTTCCGGGCTTCCATGAGGTCATCCCCGGATCTCACCAGGGTATTGAGACCCACCACCATGATGGCACCGAACAAAAGCAGCATGATCCCGCCCATGACCGGGGTGGGAATGGTCTGGAGCAACGCCCCCAGCTTGCCTACAAACGCCAGCAGGATGGCGGCGATGGCGGCCCAGGTCATGATGGCCGGGTTGAACACTTTGGTCAGGGCCACGGCACCGGTCACTTCAGAATAGGTGGTGTTGGGGGGTCCGCCCAGCACCGAGGCGATACTGGTGGCCACGCCGTCCCCGAGCATGGTGTTTTTGATGCCCGGGTCCTTGAGATAATCTTTGCCCGTCACCCCGGATACGGCCACCACATCCCCGAAATGTTCAATGGCCGGGGCAATGGCAATGGGCACGATATAAAACACGGCGGCCAGGTTCCATTCCGGAAACGTGAACGCCGGCATGGAAAACCAGGCGGCCGTAAACAGCGGTGAAAAATCCACAAACCCGAAAAACAGCGACAGCACATACCCCACGGCAATGCCGCACAGAATCGGGATCAGCCGCAGAATCCCCTTGCCCAGGATGGATACCAGAATCGTGGTGGCCAGGGCCGCCAGGCCCACGATCATGGCGGAGGTCTGGGGAAACAGCACCATGGCGCCGTCCCCGGTTTTACCCATGGTCATGTGCACGGCCACCGGGGCCAGGATCAGCCCGATCACCATAATGACCGGTCCTGTGACCACGGGCGGCAGCACCCGGCGGATGGCATCCCCGCCCTGCCACCGTACCAGCAGGCTCAAAATGATATACACCACCCCGGCCGCCGCCAGGCCGCACATGGTTCCCGGGATTCCCCAGGTCTGGACCCCGTAGATGATGGGCGCGATAAACGCAAAGGATGAGGCCAGAAACACCGGCACTTTCCCTTTGGTGATCACCTGGAACACCAGGGTGCCCAGCCCGGCCGTGAACAACGCCACATTGGGGTCCAGGCCCGTGAGCAGCGGGACCAGGACCAGTGCCCCGAACGCCACAAACAGCATCTGGGCCCCTAAAAAACAATCTTTAACCTGAAAATGATATTCCGTGGATGATGAACTGGATACAGACATAGGTTGCTTCTCTTTCATAGTTTTAAAATGCGTTGGGAATCAATTTTAATGTAACAGGGTTTCAGGACATAATTTATTTGGTGCCGAAAATCTTGTCTCCGGCATCGCCCAGGCCCGGCAGAATATAGCCCACCTCATTGAGACGCTCGTCCACGGAAGCCGTGTAGATGTCCACATCCGGATGTTTTTCTTCCAGCCGGGCAATGCCTTCCGGGGCCGCTACCAGAAACAACCCCATGATTTTGGTGCACCCGGCCTGTTTGAGCAGGTCAATGGTGGCGATCAGGGTGCCGCCCGTGGCCAGCATGGGGTCCAGGATCAATGCGATACGCTCTTCCATGGCGGATGCGGTTTTGACGTAATACTGCACCGGGGTCAGGGTCTGTTCATCCCGGTAAAACCCCACCACGCTGACCTTGGCCGAGGGGATCAGGTCCAGGACCCCGTCCATCATGCCCAGTCCGGCCCGCAGAATCGGCACAATGGTGATTTTCTTCCCCTTGATCCCTTCGATCTCCACCGGACCGGCCCACCCTTCCACGGTTTTCTTTTCCGTGGCCAGGTGTTTGGTGGCCTCATAGGTCAGCAGCCTTGCCACCTCGGAGGACAACTCCCTGAAATCCTTGGTGGAAATATCTTTTTTGCGCATGAGCCCCAGTTTATGCTTGATGAGGGGATGGTCCCCCACAAAAACAGCCATAATATCTCCTTTATCAAATATAGTTGGGTATGGATGAAGACAAGTTCTGCTTTAATTATTAAAATCCGGGAATCGAGTCAAGAGCATTGGATGAGATATTGCAATAATTGTTTTTTTGTGCACAATAAGGCCCATGACCCAATGGCCTTTCATGGATGTGGCAGTGACCCTGCCGATGCCCCACAGCTTTGTGTATGCCGTGCCGGATTATCTGTCCGACACCTGCCGGCCGGGCATGCGGGTGCTGGTGCCTTTTGGAAAACGCCGGGTCACCGGATATATCCTGAAAGGCCGCAAAGACAGCGGAGACTATACCGCCAAAAAAATCTTGGATGTTCTGGATGACCATCCGTTGTTTCCGGAAAATGAAATCCCTTTTTTCAGGTGGGTGGCGGATTATTATATGCATCCTCTGGGCGAGACCATCAAAACGGCCCTGCCCACGGGGCTGGAACGCCGGGATGTGGCCCATGTCCGGACCACGGAACAGGGCCGGATGGCACTGGACACCCCGGGCCTGTCCCCGGTGGAATCCCGCATCCTGACCCTGGCGGACACCCGGCAGGGCATCAGCCGAAAGCAGCTGTTCAATACCATGGATTCCCCGTCTCTGCGGTCTCTGCTCAAAAAAATGCAGGACAGCGGATGGCTGTCAGTCACTGCCGTGCTGAAAAAAGAAGCCGCGTCCGCGCGCCTGGAAAAATTCATTTCCCCGGGAGAAAAACCGCCGGACCCGGCCAAAAAATTGTCATTGAAACGGCAGCAGATCCTGTCCATTGTGGCAGAAAAAAAAGAGATCTCCCTGACGGCCCTGCGAAGCCAGGTGCCCACGGCCCCGAGGCTGGTCAAACTGCTGGCACAGGACGGCCGGGTCACCATCACCCAGCGCCGGGTGTGCCGGGATCCTTTCGGGGACCCCGTGGAACCGGACATCCCGCCGGAACTGACTTCGGAACAGGCAAATGCGGTGAACACAGTCCTCAATCACCTGGACCAGGGGTTTGTGCCCTATCTGCTGGCCGGGGTGACCGGGTCCGGCAAAACCGAAATCTACCTGCGTCTGGCCGCCGATGCCGTGGCCAGAGGAAAATCCGCCCTGGTGCTGGTGCCGGAGATCGCGTTGATCTCCCAGACCGAACGAAGGTTCCGGGCCCGGTTCGGGGAACAGATTGCCGTGATCCATTCCATGCTCTCCCAGGGAGAGCGCCTGGACCAGTGGCACAACATCGCCACGGGCAAGGTATCCATTGTCATCGGGGCCCGGTCTGC belongs to Desulfotignum phosphitoxidans DSM 13687 and includes:
- a CDS encoding uracil-xanthine permease family protein gives rise to the protein MSVSSSSSTEYHFQVKDCFLGAQMLFVAFGALVLVPLLTGLDPNVALFTAGLGTLVFQVITKGKVPVFLASSFAFIAPIIYGVQTWGIPGTMCGLAAAGVVYIILSLLVRWQGGDAIRRVLPPVVTGPVIMVIGLILAPVAVHMTMGKTGDGAMVLFPQTSAMIVGLAALATTILVSILGKGILRLIPILCGIAVGYVLSLFFGFVDFSPLFTAAWFSMPAFTFPEWNLAAVFYIVPIAIAPAIEHFGDVVAVSGVTGKDYLKDPGIKNTMLGDGVATSIASVLGGPPNTTYSEVTGAVALTKVFNPAIMTWAAIAAILLAFVGKLGALLQTIPTPVMGGIMLLLFGAIMVVGLNTLVRSGDDLMEARNLAIVALILIFGIGGMSFSAGQFQLQGIGLAGILGVLLNLVLPQPRK
- the upp gene encoding uracil phosphoribosyltransferase, whose product is MAVFVGDHPLIKHKLGLMRKKDISTKDFRELSSEVARLLTYEATKHLATEKKTVEGWAGPVEIEGIKGKKITIVPILRAGLGMMDGVLDLIPSAKVSVVGFYRDEQTLTPVQYYVKTASAMEERIALILDPMLATGGTLIATIDLLKQAGCTKIMGLFLVAAPEGIARLEEKHPDVDIYTASVDERLNEVGYILPGLGDAGDKIFGTK
- a CDS encoding MFS transporter, with the protein product MTKPLHYGWMIVFTGTMVLFSCLGLGRFALGMLLPSMGLSLELSYSQMGLIGTGNFAGYMASVILAGVVARSIGARNTIAFGLVLVGGSILGMSRSGGFVPLMVLYVVTGVGSGLANVPLMGLVSHWFKKDTRGRAAGLMLTGNGLAIVFSGLMVPWINADLGPEGWRTGWLVIGVISLGVAVISAVLLRNDPADMGLDPVGRPDPVPATENDAPASTFSASKSPHRWTMVHLGCIYLFFGATYVVYATFIVTSLVDERGFGEGTAGTFWAAVGALSIFSGPLFGWLSDRMGRKITIIGVYLLFTISYALAGANLSLPFLYVSIGIFGLAVWSIPTIMSAAVGDYMGPRLAVRAFGFITLFFGAGQIVGPMLAGMLADAFGSFSPAFFLCAFLTACGASLTFFLK